The nucleotide window TGTTCGAGATCGTCACCGGTGTGCTCAACATCCAATATGACTACATCTTCGGGTTCAGCTTCTACACCGGGCACTATTTCGGGGCCTGGGTGTTCATCGCCGGTTTTCTCCTGCACATCGTGGTCAAAATTCCGCATATGATCACCGGGCTGCGGTCGTTGTCGTTGCGAGAAGTGCTGCGCACCAACGTGACTGATACCCACCCAGAACCGCCCGATGCCACCGGCCTGGTGGCCGCCGACCCGGCCGAACCGACGATGAGCCGGCGCGGGTCGCTGGCTTTGGTTGGTTCCGGTGTGTTGCTGATCGCGGCACTGACCGTCGGGCAGACCCTCGGCGGGGCCACCCGCAATCTCGCTCTGCTGCTGCCCCGAGGTCGGTCGGCCCGAGCCGGCGGTGACTTCCCGGTCAACAAAACCGCCGCAACGGCCGGCATCACGCCGGACAGCGTCGGGGCGGGTTGGCGGCTGCTGCTGCGTGGCGGACCCGCGCAGGTGGATCTGGATCGCGCCGCCCTGGCCGCACTGCCGCAACATACTGCGCGGCTGCCGATCGCCTGCGTCGAAGGGTGGTCGACGGTCCAGACCTGGGGCGGGGTGCGTCTGACGGACTTGGCGCGGATGGCCGGGGTGCCGCAACCACGCTCGGCTCGGGTGGCGTCACTGCAGCGCGGTGGCGCCTTTGGCTCGGCGGTCCTGCAGGCCAACCAGGTCACCGATCCCGATGCGCTGCTGGCGTTGCGGGTTAACGGCCAGGACCTGCCCCTGGATCATGGCTACCCCGCGCGCATCATCGTTCCCGCGTTGCCGGGCGTGCACAACACCAAATGGGTGGCGTCGATCGAATTCGAGGCGCGCTGAGATGCGGAAATTCGGCAAGCGGTTGGGCGAATACTACGGAGCGCATCCGTTGCACCTGCTGACCATGTTGTCCGGCTTCGCGTTGCTGGGCTACCTGGTGGCGACCTTCACGCCGGCGGCGCTGTGGAATCCAGGGACCTGGTGGCAGTCGATTGTGGTGTGGCTCGCCGCCGCGGTCATCTGCCACGACCTGGTGCTCTTTCCCCTCTATGCGCTGGCCGACTGGATTCTGGACAGACTGGTCGGGCGTAGAACCCGTCGGTATCGCCCGGCGGTGTCGGCCCGCAATTACCTTCGGGTCCCGGTGCTGGCCGCCGGCCTCACCCTGCTCGTCTTCTTGCCGGGCATCATCGAACAGGGTGCTGCGACATATCAGGCGGCGACCGGCCAGACACAACAGCCATTCTTGGGCAGATGGCTGCTGCTGACCGCGGTGATCTTCGCCGTCAGCGCCCTCGCATACGGGGCACGACTCGTCCTGGAGCGTCGGCAGGATCCTCAGCGAATAGGTTCTGCGCCCTAGCGCCGGTTGGCGCAGCGGGAAACTTGGCGACAGGCTCAAGAAGTCTCAAGAAGTCTCAAGGCCTTGCCAATCTGAAGGAGTACGCTCCCCCACATGACGGCGAGCGGTCCGACAATGATGTCCCGCATGAAGTGGTTGCTACGCGCCCGTCCGGCCGATTACCTGCTGGCTTTGAGTGTTGCTGGTGCATCGCTGCCGGTGGTGGGTAAGCATCTCGAGCCGCTGGGCGGAGCTACCGCGATGAGTGTCTGGGGTGCCCGGCAGGCGCCGGTATTTCTCTCCGCCAGGACGAAAGAACTGCTCACCCCCGGCCTCAACGACGTCCGCCGTCGCGACCGGGCGAGCGTGACCGCGGTATCGGCAGCGGCGCTGCGCGGCATCGTGTCGGCCGCCGACCTAGACGTTGACTGGCCGGAACCACAGCGCACGCCCCCGGTGTGGGGCGCCCTGCGGCACCGCCGTTACTTGCACCGGAGCGGCGTTCACTACGGGAACAGTCCGGCCCAATTGCTTGACGTGTGGCGCCGCAAGGAGCTGCCGGCCGAACCCGCGCCGGTGCTGTTATTCGTCCCGGGCGGCGCTTGGATCCACGGCAGTCGCACCATCCAGGGCTATTCGCTGCTGTCACGGTTGGCCGAACAAGGGTGGGTCTGCCTGGCTATTGACTATCGCGTCTCGCCGCATCACCGTTGGCCCCGCCATATCCAGGACGTCAAGGCCGCGATCGCGTGGGCACGGGCCAACGTCGACAAATTTGGTGGCGACCGCGACTTCATCGCGGTAGCGGGATGTTCGGCCGGCGGCCACCTGTCCGCGTTGGCCGGCCTCACCGCCAACGACCCCGGCTACCAGCCCGAGCTGCCGGAAGCCGACACGTCGGTCGATGCCGTAGTCGGCATCTACGGTCGGTACGACTGGGAGGACCGCTCCACTCCCGAACGCATCCGGTTCGTGGACTTCCTGGAGCGAGTGGTGGTCAAACGGTCGATCAGACGCCATCCGCAGGTGTTCCGCGACGCGTCACCGATCGCCCGGGTGCATACCAACGCGCCGCCATTCCTGGTGATACACGGCAGCAGTGACAGCGTCATTCCGGTGGCCCAGGCGCGCAGCTTCGTCGAGCGACTACGCGCGGTATCGCGGTCACTGGTCGCTTACCTGGAGCTTCCGGGTGCCGGCCACGGCTTTGACCTACTGGATGGCGCTCGCACTGGGCCTGCCACGCATGCGATTTCGCTGTTTCTCAACGAGGTCTATCGCGGTCGAAGAGGAATTGCGAAAGAGGTCATCTGAGGGTCGGCCGACTGATGGTCGGGCTATGACTAGGGGGCTGGGGTGAAACGGCTCAGTGGCTGGGACGCCGTACTGCTATACAGCGAGACGCCCAATGTGCACATGCACACGCTCAAGGTTGCCGTGATCGAACTCGACCCCGCCCGGCGCCCATTCGGTGTCGAGGCGTTCCGTGACGTGATCGGCGAACGCCTGGGCAAGCTTGAGCCGCTGGGCTATCAGCTGGTCGATATCCCGTGGAAGTTCCACCACCCGATGTGGCGTGAGCACTGCGCGGTCGATCTCGATTACCACATCCGGCCCTGGCAGCTCGGCGCCCCAGGCGGCCGGCGCGAATTGGATGACGCAATCGGTCACATTGCCAGCACACCGCTGGATCGTCGGTATCCGTTGTGGGAGATGTATTTCGTCGAGGGGCTTGCCAACCGCCGAGTGGCGGTGGTTGCCAAAATCCATCACGCGCTTGCCGACGGCGTGGCCTCGGCAAACCTGATGGCGCGCGGGATGGGCCTGCTGCCCGGACCCGAAGGTAACCCCTATGTCTCCGATCCGGCTCCCACCAAGCGGGAGTTGATTAGCTCCGCGATGGTGGACCATCTGCGCCATCTTGGACGGATTCCGGCGACGATGCGTTATACCGCGCAGGGTCTGGCCCGGGTGCGGCGCAGCTCACGGAAGCTATCTCCGGAGCTGACTCGGCCGTTCACCCCGCCCCCAACCTTTATGAACCACCTGCTCACCCCGGAGCGCAGGTTTGCGACCGCAACGTTGGCCCTCGCCGATGTGAAGGTGACCGGAAAGAAGCTCGGGGTGACGATCAATGACATGGTGCTGGCCATGTCCAGCGGAGCCCTGCGCAACCTGCTGTTGCGCTACGACGGCAAGGCCGAGCCGTTGCTGGCTTCGGTCCCGGTGAGTTACGACTTTTCGCCGGAGCGGATATCCGGCAACCACTTCAGCGGGATGTTGGTGGCGCTGCCGGTCGACTGCGACGACCCGCTGGAAAGGGTTCAGGCGACACACGAAAACGCGGTGTCAGCAAAAGAGAGCCACCAGCTGCTGGGGCCGGAACTGGTCAGCCGTTGGGCGGCGTACTGGCCACCGGCGGGCACCGAAGCCGCGTTTCGGTGGATGTCTTCCCGCGACGGGCAGAACAAGGTCCTTAACTTGAATATCTCGAACGTCCCGGGCCCACGAGAACGCGGCCGAGTGGGCGGTGCGCTGGTGACCGAGTTGTATTCGGTGGGACCGTTGACCGCTGGTAGCGGGCTGAACATCACCGTGTGGAGCTATGTCGATCAGCTCAACATCTCGGTACTCACAGACGGTGCCACCGTAGAGGACCCGCACGAGGTGACCGAGGCCATGATCGCTGACTTTATCGAAATACGCAGGGCCGCAGGGATTTCTGAAGAACTGACGGTCGTCGAGGACGCGATGGCGCAAGCTTGAGCTAGGGCATCATCCACATCGGAAGGAGCTGTGACGCACTGTGAGCCAAGAATCCGGCGACGCCGAACCCGCAGTTCTGGTCGAACAACGCGATCGGATCCTAATCATCACGATCAACCGGCCGAAGGCCAAGAACGCGGTCAACGCCGCGGTCAGCCGGGGTCTGGCCGATGCGATGGATCGGCTCGACGACGACGCCGGGCTGTCGGTGGGGATCCTGGCCGGCGCGGGCGGTTCCTTTTGCGCGGGCATGGATCTCAAGGCGTTCGCCCGCGGCGAGAACGTTGTCGTCCAGGGCCGGGGGCTGGGCTTCACCGAACGGCCGCCCGCCAAACCACTCATCGCGGCGGTGGAGGGATACGCGTTGGCCGGTGGTACGGAGCTGGCGTTGGCCACCGACATGATTGTGGCGGCTAGTGACTCGGCGTTCGGAATCCCCGAGGTCAAACGTGGTTTGGTGGCCGGCGGCGGGGGACTGTTGCGCCTTCCTGAGCGCATCCCCTATGCGATCGCCATGGAGCTGGCCCTGACTGGAGACAGCCTGCCCGCCGCACGCGCCCACGAGCTCGGGTTGGTCAATGTCTTGGCCGACCCCGGGGCCGCCCTAGAGGCTGCGGTCGCTTTGGCTGAAAAGATCACCGCCAATGGGCCGCTGGCGGTGGCGGCCACCAAACGGATCATTACCGAATCCCGTGGTTGGAGCCTGGACGCCCGGTTCGCCGAACAAATGAAGATCTTGGCGCCGGTCTTCATGTCCAACGACGCCAAGGAGGGCGCGATCGCGTTCGCCGAGAAGCGTCCGCCCCGCTGGACCGGTACCTAGCCGGTTCAGGTTGGCTACGGCGTTGGTCCGCAACATTTTTCGCGATCGTTGCGTCAGTCATCTGGTCGCTTGCCGGCGCAACTCGGCAAGCGGGGCAGGCCGTGGGGTGATGGAGCTATCCGGGCGGCTCGCCACCGCCGAGATAAGTTACACTAAGAGCTAGTTTTGTAAAGGCGGGCATCCGGAAGGGTTGCGGATGAGCATTGCGTTGCTCCTCGAGATGGCTGCGTCGAGCAACCCTGACCGCGTGGCTTTGGTGTCCCATGACGTGTCGGGTGACGCGCGGCTGACGACGCAACAACTCAGTGATCTGGCCGACGGGGGCGCCGGGGTCATTGCGGCATCGGCCGCTGAGCATGTGGTGTACGTTGGCGCCGGGGGCGCGATGCTGCCGCTGCTGGTCTTCGCTGCGGCGCGCGCCGGACTACCGTTCACGCCGATCAACTACCGGCTATCCGCGGCGAGTGTCCAGGCCCTGATCGGGCGGTTGCCGCGGCCCGTGGTCATCGTCGACGACCGCTACCGGGACCTGCTCGCGGGTTGGTCGGCGCAGCTGCTGGACTCCGGCGAATTTCTCCGTGCCGCGCGTAGCGTCGAGCCGGCAGCTGAGTTCCCCGACCCGGATTCGGTGGCGATCGTGTTGTTCACCTCGGGTACCACGTCGCAGCCCAAGGCCGTCGAACTCACCCACAACAACCTGACCAGCTACATCACCGGGACGGTCGAATTCGAGTCGGCCGCACCGACCGATGCCGCGCTGATCTGTGTGCCGCCCTACCATGTCGCCGGTATCGGTGCCGCGCTGTCTAATCTGTATGCCGGTCGAAAGATGGTTTACCTGACCAACTTTGATCCCGCGGAATGGGTTCGGCTGGTTAATGCCGAGCAGGTCACCACCGCGACCGTGGTGCCGACGATGCTGGATCGCATCGTCACCGTGCTAGAGACCGGCGAGCACAAGCTGCCCTCGCTGCGCAACCTGGCCTACGGCGGTTCTAGGGTGGGCCTGCCGCTGGTCCGCCGGGCGCTGGAACTGTTGCCGGACGTAGGTTTCGTCAACGCCTACGGCCTGACCGAAACCAGCTCGACTATCGCGGTGCTGACCCCCGACGATCACCGGGCGGCGCAGTGCGCCTCGGACGCCACCGTCGCCCGGCGGTTGGCGTCGGTAGGACGTCCGGTGCCGGGCATCGAGCTGCAGATCCGCGGTCCCGACGATGCCGTGTTGGGGCCCGGTGAAACCGGTGAGCTGTTTGTCCGCGGCGAGCAGGTATCCGGGCGCTACACCGGGATCGGTTCGGTCCTCGATGAAGCCGGCTGGTTCGCGACGAAGGACATCGGCATGCTCGATGAAGACGGCTATCTGTTCATTGGTGGACGCAGTGACGACACCATCATTCGCGGCGGCGAGAACATCGCGCCGGCGGAGCTGGAGGAGGTGCTGATCGAGCACCCGCAGGTGCGCGATGTCGCCGTGGTTGGTGTGGAGGACCCGCATTGGGGGCAGGCCATTGTCGCCGTGGTGGTGCCCGAGCGCGGGATTGATCCTGATCCGGCGGAATTGCGCGACTACGTGCGAAAGAGTTTGCGCGGGTCGCGCACCCCCGACCGGGTAGTGTTTCGCGACGAGCTGCCAACGACCGCCACCGGCAAGGTACTTCGCCGGGAGATCATCGAAGAACTAGCAGGAACGAAATCATGATCAAAAACGGAACCCGTCTCGCCAGCCAGGTATGCGACACCCAGGTGATCGTCGTCAGAACGGCCGACAGCCTCGATGACCTGCGATGCGGGGGTGCATCGATGGTGGCGATCGGTGCCGAACGGTCGGGGCAGCTCGACCCGGACTTTGCCGACGGCTCGGTGATGGGCAAGCGCTATGTCGACGACAACGGCGCCGAACTGCTGGTCACCAAACCCGGTGCTGGGTCATTGAGTATCGGTGCCACCAAGCTGCAACTCAAAGAGGTCAAGCCGCTACCGGCTAGCGACTGAGTTCACTGCACGACTTTGTTTCGCGCGACGAACTCCCTTGCCTTGACCAAGAATTCGAGCTGATCACCGACTTCGCGCAACGGTTCGACGCTGCGTGTCGACCGGCACAAGATGATGGCGCCTTCTAGCGCGGCGACGGACGTCACCGCCAGCGAGGCTGCGGCCGACTCGGCAAAACCGTCGGTGACGAATGCCCGCGTCAACGCCGCACACCAGCGATTCAGAATGGCGCCGGCCTCGGCGGCTAGTTCGAGTTCGTCGTCGGCGGGGCTGATCGCGGCTGCCACCACCGGGCAACCGGCGGTGAAGCCGCCCTCGGTGAGCAAATGTTCCCAGAAATTGACGAACTCGCGCAGCAGCACTCGAGCACCCTTGCCGGCGGCCTTGTCAATCACGGCAGTGATGGAGTCGCCCGCGTAACGCAGCGCCTCGATCAGAATCTGATTGCGCCCGTCGGGAAAGTGGTAGTACACCGAGCCGCGCGGGGCACCGCTGCGCGCCAGCACCGAGTCAATGGTCACCCCCGCGGCGCCTCGTTCACGCATCACTTGGGCAGCGCTGATCAGCATCTTGTTGCGGGTGCCGCCGCGCTTTGCGGGGGTGCTGCCGGGCGGGGTCATGCGGCGGGCACGTGCCCGTGTGCGTGCCGGGCGACCGGCAAATGCAGGTTGCGTGGGCGCAACCGCGCTGGCCGGAACCGCAGTTCTCGGGTGAATCGATAGCCGGCAATGTTGAGTTCGACGATCCACATGACTACTCCCGGCAGGTGTGGTTTTTCATGCGCCGGGGCCCCCGGCCCATTGATTATGCAAGTCAGCATATTCCTAGGCTGAACACCGGCGCAAGAGTTGGCGGCCCGCCCATAGCACCCCAATTTTCTATGTTCTATTGCATAGTAAATATTTCTGCGATTTACTGAGCCGATGACCACCGTTTCGCATGTTCCGCAATCCGCCCTGCCTGAGCTATCGACCGTGACCCTCGAGCGGGACGGGCACGTCCTGCTGATCGGCCTGAACCGACCGCAAAAACGCAACTCGTTCGATCGGACGATGTTCGCCGATCTGTCCCGTGCCTACGCGCTGCTGGAATCCGACAGCTCGGTGCGCGCCGGGGTGCTGTTCGCCCATGGCGACCACTTCACCGGCGGTCTGGATCTCGTGGACGTCGGCCCGAGCATCGCGGCCGGGCAGACGCCGTTCCCGGATGACGGCCGCGACCCATGGCGACTGGACGGCCAGTGGACCACCCCCTTGGTCGCCGTGGCCCACGGTTGGTGCATGACGCTGGGCATCGAATTGTTGCTGGCCGCCGATATTCGCATCGCGGCGGCGGGAACCCGCTTCAGTCAGCTGGAAGTGCAGCGCGGGATCTACCCCTTCGGCGGGGCGACGATCCGGCTGCCTCGGGAAGCCGGGTGGGGTAACGCCATGCGGTGGCTGCTCACCGGCGACGAGTTCGACGCGGTCGAGGCCCACCGCGTGGGGCTGGTGCAGGAAGTGGCCGACGATGCGCCGGCGGCGTTGGCCCGGGCCCGCGAAATTGCGCACACCATCGCCGACCGCGCCGCACCGCTAGGAGTGCAGGCCACCCTGGCCTCGGCGCACCTGGCGCGTCAAGAAGGCGAGGATGCCGCGATCAAGCGGCTGATTCCCGACATGAGGGCGTTGTTCACCAGTGAGGATGCCGCCGAGGGGGTGCAATCGTTCATCGAACGGCGGCAAGCCCGGTTCGTGGGCCGCTAACCGCCGCTAGCCCTCGATGGTGTGGCCCATCGGCATCAACACGCTCTTTTGCTGCGTGAAGTGTTCAACGCCTTCCGGCCCGTTCTCTCGGCCGATGCCGGAATTCTTGTAACCGCCGAACGGGCAGCACGGATCAAAGGCGTACCAGTTGATGGCGAAGGTCCCGGTGCGGATCTTCTCCGAGATCTCGATGCCCTTGGCGATATCGCTGGTCCATACGCTGCCGGCCAGGCCGTACACCGAATCGTTGGCGATCGTGACCGCGTCCTCCTCGGTGTCATAGGGGATTACCACGAGCACCGGCCCGAAGATCTCCTCTTGCGCGATGGTCATCTTGTTGTCGACGTCCGCGAAAACCGTGGGTTGCACGTAAAAGCCCTTGTCTAAGACGTCCGAGCCTTCCGGGCGGCCGCCGCCACACACCAACCGGGCACCTTCCTCGATACCCTTGGCAATGTAGCCCTCTACCCGGGCGCGCTGCTTCTCCGAAATCAGCGACCCGATCTGGGCGGCGGGGTCCGACGGCGGACCCATCGGTAGGGCCTGCACGAAAGCGCTTACCGCGTCCACTATTTCGTCGTAGCGTGAGCGTGGTGCCAGGATGCGTGTTTGGCCCACACAAGCCTGCCCGGTGTTCATGATCCCGGAAAACACCATCATCGGGATCGCGGTGGTCAGATCGACATCCTCGAGGAGTATGGCCGCGGACTTTCCGCCCAGCTCCAGTGTGCAGGGCTTGAGCAGATCTGCGGCGCGGCGGCCGATCTCCTTGCCGACCGCCGAGCTGCCGGTGAAGGTGAACAAGTCGACGTCAGGGTTGGATGTCAACGCTTGTCCGGTCTCAACCCCGCCGGGCACCACCGACAGCACACCGTCGGGCAGGCCGGCCTCGGCGAACACCTCCGCCAAAGCGTTTGCAGTCAAGGGTGTTTCGGCCGCCGGCTTGAGCACGACCGTGCAGCCGGCCAACAGTGCCGGGCCTAGCTTGTTAACCGCCAGGAACAGCGGCACGTTCCACGCCACGATCGCCCCCACCACGCCGATCGGCTCGCGATGGACGATGGTCTGCCCGTAGGAGCCGGTGCGGATTTCCTTCCATTTGACCTGGTCGACGGCCGGGCCGGCGAAGAAGTTCATCGCTCCCATCGAGCCCATCCAGTGCATCGTCTCGATGGTGGTGGGCGGCTGGCCGGTCTCGTCGGCGAGCAGCTTGGCGAAGTGGTCCTTGCGCTCCTCGAGGAGCTTGAGGGCGTTCGCGATGACCGCTGCACGCTCCTTTGGCGGCGTCGCGGGCCAGGGCCCGTGATCGAATGCCGCGCGAGCCGCCGCCACGGCGGCGTCGACGTCGGCGGCTGCCGCTAACGGCACCTTGCCCACATACTCCCCGGTGGCCGGACAATGCACCTCAATGACGTCCGAGGTCGATGGCTGTGTCCACTTGCCACCGATGAAGAGTTTGTCGTATTCGGTCTTCTCGCCCATGGCGCCACCCTACCCAAGCCGAAGCAAAACGAGAACACGTTCCATTATGGTGCCCGAAGGACCAGCACCAGATTACTCACCAAGAACTCCCGCAGCACGGGCACCGACGCTAGCCACCATGCCCATCGCGGGTGGTAGCGGGGAAATGCAGCTATCGCGGCTCCAGTGCTGGTGGCCCAGTCCAGCCCCTCGGCGGCGGACACCGCAAACAACGACGACCCGTAGTTATTCTTCGCTGGATGGCCGTGTTTGCGCGCATAGCGGGCGGCGGCCCGGGCACCGCCGAGATAGTGGGTCAGCCCCATCTCATGGCCACCGAACGGGCCGAGCCAGACGGTGTAGGACAGCACGACCAGTCCGCCCGGCCGAGTCACCCGCAGCATCTCGGCGCCGAGTTGCCAGGGGCGTGGCACGTGCTCGGCCACATTGGACGACAGGCAGATGTCCACGACGTCGTCGGCGAACGGCAGTGCCATACCCGAGGCCCGGACAAACGAGCCCGGCGCAGGTGCATGAGCCGGTCCCGCCGCGTGCATCTCGTTGGGGTCGGGTTCCACGCCGATATACCGGACACCGGCGTCAGCGAATGCCGATGCGAAATAGCCAGGCCCCCCGCCGACATCGAGCAGACTACGGCCGGCGAGGGGGCCGCCATGGGTGGCACGCCAGAGATCGCCGACCATGGTTGCGGTGTCGCCCGCGAGTGCGCCGTAGAAGCGTGCCGGGTCCGTCTGTTCGTAGCGGAATTTCGACGCCAGTTGTAGGGACCGCCGCAGCGTTGCCCGCCGCGCGAAAGCGTCGGTAACACCTGGGGCAATGCTCATCCGCCACCGCATCGCCGCGAGCCTAACGCGAGGGTGGCTCCGGCCGCCGAGAGTGTCCCGGGCGCTCCGCTTGGCGCATGGCGTCGACAGGCTAGGCTGACCACTGATGTCTGAACTGCGCTCGGTGTTGCTGCTGTGCTGGCGCGATACCGGACACCCGCAGGGCGGCGGCAGCGAAACCTACTTGCAGCGGATCGGCGCGCAGCTAGCCGCCACCGGCATTGAGGTCACACTGCGCACCGCCCGCTACCCAGGTGCGCCTCGACGCGAAGTGGTCGACGGGGTGCGAATCAGCCGAGCCGGTGGACGCTACTCGGTGTACGTGTGGGCGTTGCTGGCGATGGCTGCCGCGCGATTCGGCTTGGGGCCACTGCGACGGGTACGTCCGGATGTGGTTGTCGACACCCAGAACGGTCTGCCGTTCCTTGCCCGGCTGCTCTACGGGCAGCGGACGGTACTACTGGTGCACCATTGCCATCGCGAGCAGTGGCCGGTGGCCGGCCCGGTGCTTGGGCGACTCGGCTGGTTTGTCGAGTCCACGTTGTCGCCGCGGTTGAACCGGCACAACCAATACGTGACGGTCTCGTTGCCGTCGGCGCGGGATCTGGTCGCCCTCGGTGTGGACAGCCAGCGGATTGCGGTGGTCCGCAACGGTCTCGACGAGGCGCCAGCGCAAACGTTGCGCGGCCCGCGTGCGTCCGCGCCGCGGGTGGTAGTGCTGTCCCGGTTGGTGCCGCACAAGCAGATCGAGGACGCTTTGCAGGCGGTCGCGCAGCTGCGTCGACGAACCCCGGGGATACCGAATCTGCACATCGACGTGGTCGGTGGCGGCTGGTGGCGGCAGCGACTCGTCGACCATGTACAGCGACTTGGCATTTCCGATGCGGTGACCTTCCATGGCC belongs to Mycobacterium basiliense and includes:
- a CDS encoding glycosyltransferase family 4 protein; its protein translation is MSELRSVLLLCWRDTGHPQGGGSETYLQRIGAQLAATGIEVTLRTARYPGAPRREVVDGVRISRAGGRYSVYVWALLAMAAARFGLGPLRRVRPDVVVDTQNGLPFLARLLYGQRTVLLVHHCHREQWPVAGPVLGRLGWFVESTLSPRLNRHNQYVTVSLPSARDLVALGVDSQRIAVVRNGLDEAPAQTLRGPRASAPRVVVLSRLVPHKQIEDALQAVAQLRRRTPGIPNLHIDVVGGGWWRQRLVDHVQRLGISDAVTFHGHVDDITKHHVLQGSWVQLLPSRKEGWGLAVVEAGQHNVPTVGYRSSGGLSDSIIDGVTGILVDSHAELVEWLERLLSDSVLRDQLGAKAQVRSAEFSWQQSAEALRTVLESVIAGHRVNGVV